In a single window of the Paenibacillus sp. MMS20-IR301 genome:
- a CDS encoding HesA/MoeB/ThiF family protein: MNQSQGESGMEQLAGELELERYARQLKLLGEDGQKALKEAVVMVAGIGGLGGTAALYLAAAGVGKLILAHEGIILAPDLNRQILMDSGHLGQERMSTAVARLKQLNPHVEIEGYNSRIEAHAARPWVEAADIVIDARYDFPERYALNRLCVEMNTPMVEAAMYGFEISLTTVIPGLTPCLECLYPDVQPQWEPFGFPVLGATSGIAGCLAALEAVKWITGVGTTYAGVMHRFSSLDFACYSVRITRNPNCACCGEGGTP; encoded by the coding sequence TTGAATCAATCACAGGGGGAGTCAGGAATGGAGCAGCTTGCCGGAGAGTTGGAGCTAGAGCGGTATGCCCGGCAGCTGAAGCTGCTCGGGGAAGACGGGCAGAAGGCACTGAAGGAAGCGGTGGTGATGGTGGCCGGGATCGGCGGACTTGGCGGAACGGCTGCGCTATACCTGGCAGCCGCCGGCGTCGGCAAGCTTATCCTCGCTCATGAGGGAATCATCCTGGCCCCGGATCTGAACCGGCAAATTCTGATGGACAGCGGCCATCTGGGCCAGGAGCGGATGAGCACGGCCGTTGCCCGGCTGAAGCAGCTGAATCCGCATGTGGAGATTGAAGGCTATAATTCCAGAATTGAAGCTCACGCGGCCAGACCCTGGGTGGAGGCTGCTGATATAGTCATTGATGCGCGGTATGATTTCCCTGAGCGGTATGCCCTGAACCGCCTCTGTGTTGAGATGAATACGCCTATGGTGGAAGCGGCCATGTACGGTTTTGAGATATCGCTCACGACTGTAATTCCGGGATTAACACCTTGCCTCGAATGCCTCTATCCGGATGTGCAGCCGCAGTGGGAGCCGTTCGGGTTCCCCGTGCTCGGGGCAACCTCCGGGATTGCAGGTTGTCTCGCTGCGCTGGAGGCCGTAAAATGGATTACAGGGGTAGGGACAACTTATGCGGGCGTAATGCATCGCTTCAGCTCACTCGACTTCGCCTGTTATAGCGTCCGTATTACCCGTAATCCGAATTGCGCTTGCTGCGGAGAAGGAGGTACACCGTGA